The Bacteroidota bacterium genome window below encodes:
- a CDS encoding rhomboid family intramembrane serine protease, whose product MSYPNFRPQGFAIPEVVKNILIINVLMYFATTVMESRGVDLTDALGLHYFLSEKFKVWQFITYMFMHGSFMHILFNMFAVFMFGAAIESVWGPKKFLTYYILTGLGAAVAHYAIVYYQMQPAMAFINDYIDAPSIEKLQSLISSDAFKNFSSQEMLEHYNSFSATFNEMANSDPAGAMKYSVDFVKEFKADIYNAPVVVGASGAVFGLLLAYGMTYPNSIIYIYFAIPLKAKYFVILYGLIELFSGVANVPGDNVAHFAHLGGLVTGLIIIQFWKNNNRRRQKIILIEPFPLCHHSVINSTLL is encoded by the coding sequence ATGAGTTATCCAAACTTCCGGCCACAGGGATTTGCTATTCCTGAGGTAGTAAAAAATATCCTTATCATCAATGTACTGATGTACTTTGCTACAACAGTTATGGAAAGCAGAGGCGTCGACCTTACTGATGCACTGGGATTACATTATTTTCTATCGGAAAAATTCAAGGTGTGGCAGTTTATTACGTACATGTTCATGCACGGTAGTTTCATGCATATCCTTTTTAACATGTTTGCAGTATTTATGTTTGGGGCAGCAATTGAATCTGTATGGGGTCCCAAAAAATTTCTGACTTATTATATCCTCACAGGTTTAGGTGCAGCAGTTGCGCATTATGCAATCGTGTACTATCAGATGCAACCTGCCATGGCCTTTATCAATGATTACATTGATGCTCCATCTATAGAAAAATTACAGAGTCTCATCAGCTCAGATGCGTTCAAGAATTTTTCTTCACAGGAAATGCTGGAACATTATAATTCCTTTTCTGCAACATTCAATGAGATGGCGAATTCCGATCCTGCCGGAGCAATGAAATACAGTGTTGATTTTGTAAAGGAATTTAAAGCCGATATCTATAATGCTCCTGTTGTTGTGGGAGCCAGTGGAGCTGTATTCGGATTACTCCTTGCTTATGGTATGACTTATCCAAACAGTATCATTTATATCTATTTTGCAATTCCATTAAAAGCAAAGTATTTCGTAATTCTGTATGGATTGATTGAATTGTTTTCCGGGGTTGCAAATGTTCCCGGAGACAATGTAGCACATTTTGCACATTTAGGTGGATTGGTGACCGGATTAATTATTATCCAGTTCTGGAAAAATAATAATCGGAGACGGCAAAAGATTATTTTAATTGAACCATTCCCGCTATGTCATCACTCAGTAATAAACTCAACTCTACTTTAA
- a CDS encoding rhomboid family intramembrane serine protease, with translation MSSLSNKLNSTLKSGNALQRLLLVNVGLFLIIRITFAVTSLFNVPVFSFHDVSSWIAIPSNTSQLLLRPWSVFTYMFYHWDFLHLLFNMLWLYWMGAIILEYLGAKKLFGIYIMGGLFGALAYVIAFNSFPIFANSVNVSFALGASASVLAITVAAATLLPDYPVSLMFIGNVALKWIAVVSVLLDVINISGDNAGGHIAHLGGALFGFIYIRSLRNGTNLTKWMEILSDRFSGKRGKMSVAYTRKKSDEDFALHKKAKQEQMDEILDKINKSGYGSLSQSEKDFLFQMSKEDQK, from the coding sequence ATGTCATCACTCAGTAATAAACTCAACTCTACTTTAAAAAGCGGCAATGCCCTGCAACGATTATTGCTGGTTAATGTGGGACTATTTCTGATCATCAGAATTACTTTTGCAGTTACTTCGTTATTCAATGTACCTGTTTTCAGTTTTCATGATGTTTCTTCATGGATAGCAATACCTTCCAATACATCACAACTGTTGCTGAGACCATGGTCAGTTTTTACCTATATGTTCTATCACTGGGATTTCCTCCATCTGCTATTTAATATGCTTTGGTTATATTGGATGGGAGCCATCATTCTTGAATATCTTGGAGCAAAAAAGTTGTTCGGAATCTATATCATGGGTGGTTTATTCGGAGCCTTAGCTTATGTCATTGCGTTTAATTCCTTTCCGATCTTTGCAAATAGTGTCAACGTTTCATTTGCACTAGGTGCCTCTGCAAGTGTTCTTGCAATTACCGTTGCTGCTGCTACTCTCCTGCCCGATTATCCGGTTTCACTGATGTTCATTGGGAATGTAGCTTTGAAATGGATAGCTGTTGTGTCGGTGTTACTTGATGTGATCAACATTTCCGGTGACAATGCCGGTGGACATATTGCGCACTTAGGTGGAGCATTATTCGGTTTTATCTATATCAGGTCTCTTCGTAATGGAACTAATTTAACCAAGTGGATGGAAATTCTCAGTGACCGTTTTTCAGGTAAGCGCGGAAAAATGTCCGTAGCATACACCAGAAAAAAATCGGACGAAGATTTTGCTTTACATAAAAAAGCAAAGCAGGAACAAATGGATGAGATCCTTGATAAGATCAACAAATCCGGTTATGGTAGTCTTTCCCAAAGTGAAAAAGATTTTTTGTTTCAAATGAGTAAGGAAGATCAGAAATGA
- a CDS encoding endonuclease/exonuclease/phosphatase family protein: MTSSSPAKSEKTNLFTRIVWVLNIFALIGLAFSYLAAYVSPRTIWWLALFGLGYEFMLVINLIFVAYWALTRNRKLWFSLIFVLIGIGKIFGIIQFNPESADEKTLAEQGHVKVMSWNVRLFDLYNWFHNNETRHNIFNFLKEESPGIICFQEFYSTDRKKPDYRNADTVHHYLNSKYSHIEYTVTLRKTDHWGIATFSKYPIVKKQAVHFAKKGGNIFIMSDIKIGKDTIRVFNTHLESIHFGWNSYKFIENLNNDDIQQDEFSGGITILRQLKKAFVKRATQVEILHDSIDASPYPVLICGDFNDTPSSYSYEILSDDLEDAYKLSGHGLGKTYSGPFPSFRIDYIFHDSKIKSKGFRTIHENLSDHYPVSCMIKIDN, encoded by the coding sequence ATGACTTCATCGTCTCCGGCCAAATCTGAAAAGACGAATTTATTTACCCGGATCGTATGGGTATTAAATATTTTTGCCCTCATCGGTCTCGCTTTCTCTTATCTGGCTGCTTATGTTAGTCCGAGAACCATCTGGTGGCTTGCTTTATTCGGACTTGGATATGAGTTCATGCTTGTCATCAATCTGATCTTTGTTGCCTATTGGGCTCTCACACGAAACCGGAAATTGTGGTTTTCGTTGATCTTTGTATTGATTGGAATTGGAAAAATTTTCGGTATCATTCAGTTCAATCCGGAATCTGCTGATGAAAAAACTTTGGCAGAACAAGGCCATGTAAAAGTAATGTCATGGAATGTGCGACTCTTTGATCTTTATAATTGGTTTCATAACAATGAAACACGTCATAATATCTTTAATTTTTTAAAAGAAGAATCCCCGGGTATTATTTGCTTTCAGGAATTTTATTCTACTGACAGAAAGAAACCGGATTACAGAAATGCAGATACTGTTCATCATTATCTTAATTCTAAATATTCACATATCGAATATACTGTGACTTTGCGGAAAACTGACCATTGGGGTATTGCAACTTTCAGCAAATATCCGATCGTAAAAAAACAGGCTGTTCATTTTGCCAAGAAAGGTGGAAATATTTTTATTATGTCTGATATCAAGATTGGAAAAGATACAATCCGGGTTTTTAATACGCATCTGGAAAGTATTCATTTCGGATGGAACAGTTATAAGTTCATAGAGAATCTGAATAACGACGATATTCAACAAGATGAATTCAGTGGCGGTATTACTATTTTACGACAACTGAAAAAAGCGTTTGTAAAGAGAGCTACTCAGGTTGAAATATTGCATGATTCAATTGATGCAAGTCCATATCCGGTTCTGATTTGTGGTGACTTTAATGACACCCCTTCTTCCTATTCTTATGAAATTCTTTCCGATGATCTGGAAGATGCTTATAAATTGAGTGGTCATGGATTAGGAAAAACGTATAGCGGACCATTTCCATCTTTCCGTATTGATTATATTTTTCATGACAGTAAAATTAAATCAAAAGGCTTTAGAACGATACATGAGAACTTATCTGATCACTATCCTGTCAGTTGCATGATAAAGATTGATAATTGA